Genomic segment of Tindallia magadiensis:
CAAGATAGGCCTTTCGGCACTCTTATGTGCTTATAGTGAATCTACTTCCTTGAAGCCTTCACCCAACACTTCGTGAATCGTTGCCACCATCATGAAAGCATAAGGATCTTCTTCATACACTAATTTTTTTAGTTTTACAACTTGCGCCCGACTCACGACACATAAAAGCATTTCTTTTTCTTCGCCGGTGTACATTCCTTTTGAATTAATCGAAGTAACTCCTCGATCCAACTCATCAATAATCCGCTTGCCAATGATATCGGATTTTTGAGAAATAATATAAAATGCTTTGGAATAACTCAAGTCTTCAACAATAAAGTCAGCCAGCTTTACAACAATGTATAAAGCTATTACCGAATATAAGGCTGTCTCTATCTTTTTTTCTACCATTCCCGCAAAAGCAACGATCATTAAATCGAGGATCATCATTAGTTTTGCAATGCTTAAGGTAGGGATATAATGATTGAGCATCGCACCAGCTAAATCAGTCCCTCCTGTCGTACCACCCATTTTGAATACTAAACCAATCCCTACTCCTAATGTTACACCACCATAAATGGCTGCAAGGAGAATATCTGAAGTAATTGTATAATCAGCACCAAAAAAGATAATAAAGAGTCTCAAAAATAAGGACAGCATGATGGTTGCATAGGCCGTCTTTGCTCCAAAAGCTTTCCCTAAAATCATTATTCCTGCGATAAATAGCGGAACATTGATTGCCAGATTAGTAATATCCATGGGAATGCCCATTAATTTTTGAATAACAACGGCTAATCCAGTAACACCACCGGGCGCAATCGTATTAGGTTCCAAAAAAAAATGTAAGGCAAATGCCATCATTGCACTGCCCAGTGTAATTACTGAATACTCCAGTAACGCCGAACTTTTTTTCATACCGATCACTACCTTTCCTTTATCTCCACAATACTTCCCACAAAAATTGGGGCAACACAGCCATTCGTTTCACCCTCCATGGTTCTTTTATCAATCGATAAAACCATTCCAAGCCAATCTTTTGAAAGATAAGAGGCGCTCTTTTCACATTGCCCGCATATACATCAAGACTTCCACCAACACCCATCGCCAATTTACAATTTAATCGATGCTGGTTTTCGCTAATCCAGATTTCCTGCTTCGGAAATCCTAAACCAGCAAACAAAGCATCTGCTCCAGACAAGTTAATCATTTTGATCATTTCTTCTGTCTCACTATTTTCAAAATACCCATGATGGGTGCCAACAATCTTAATATTAGCATATTTTTGATTGATATTAAGTGCCGCTTGTTCGCAGGTTCCAGGTTTTCCCCCTAAGAGAAAAATTTTCTTTTCGTGCAAATGACAATAAGAAAGAATTTGATCCATTGTATCAATACCTGTCACTCGCTCCTTAATCCCTTTTCTCTTTATTTTCGAAGCAATCACCAGTCCAATTCCATCAGCTAGTACTAAGTCCGAGGCATTCAGCGCTTTCATTAATCCCTCGTTTCTCTGTGCCTCCATCACCATTTCTGGGTTAGGCGTCATAATAAGATTACACTGGCATTCATTCATAAAGTCATCAATAATAAGTGGTATTTGCGAATGATCGACAGCTGATACAGGAACTCCCATTATAATTACTGATTTCATTACCACTTTTCTCCTTTATCCATGAATTCTCTAAGCATTTTAGCATTTTTTAGAGCCTTAATGCTTAACTTCTTTTTTGTCTCTATCAAATTTGCTACGTAACTTTCCTGTTCTTTTATGAGTAAAGCAATTGACTCCATTATTTCTTGTTCTGTTAAGGATTCCACATCACCAGCGCAAGGTTGACCTACCTGATTCAAAAAGCTTGAAACTTTTGATTCATAAGAGAGTCCAACCATTGGTACACCTGCTATTGCTGCGAAAATAAGTGAATGAAGCCTCATTCCTATAAGAAAGTTTAACTTACTCATCTGAGCAATCATCTCTCGAGGTTTCATTGGATGATCGAGAATCATTGACGGCGACTCCATCATTGATGCCACTTCTTCAGAAATCCTTATATCGGAAGGGTGATGCATTGGTAAGAAAAGAATCCGATAACCACGTTTTACTAGTTGATCCGCACATAGAGCTATTATTCTACAATAATTTTCTTTTCCTTTCCAATTTCTAATCGAAATACCGACTACTGGTTCCTTAAAGGACAGGTTTTCTTCGCTTTCAATAGATTCTAAATTAAAAGCTGCATCCGCCGTTACTGTTATTGGTTTTGATACTCCAAGGGATTCCATTACTTTTTTAGATTCATTATCACGTAGCGTTATCAAATCAACTTTATTGATAATCACTTTTGCTAGCCACTTATTAAAAGGTCGATTGATGGGTCCGAATCCATTTCCATAAAAAACAACTTTTTTCCCAGCCATTTTTGCTAATAAAATAATTCCAAGATAATAAAGTAAAGACCTGCTGCTGGTAATATCTTGGAGAATCGACCCACCACCACTCATGACTACATCGGATTGATAAATCTTTTTAACCACTTGCCAAAAGCGATTACGACTAACAGCTTCAATTTTGTATCTTTTTTCTGTTTCAATAGCGTTATAACTAAGTGCTGCCAGTTGAATCCCTGGCATCTCTGCTCGAAAAGACGCTACGATCGCTTCCAGGATGGCTTCATCACCAATGTTATTAAACCCGTAATATCCAAACATAAAGATTCGTTTCATATTATGTTCCTTCCTCACGATTGATTTCTGTCAAGATCCAGCGTATCCCACATCGGTCGAATCCATCGCTTAAAGATAGCTACTAACATCATTAAAGCCAGTAAATAGACAATAAAAAATGGAACAGAAGCGATCAGTGAATAAATAGTTCTGATAACAGATACATAGACCGGAGTTCGTAAATGACTGAATGTGTTGACTATTGAAGTCTGTCCTATTACAGCCGCCATTCCCGTAAGAAATAGTAAGGATTTAAATCTTAATGATGCAATGTATCCACCAAGCATTAATGCCGGAAAGGCTACCGTGAACTCTTTTGTCCTTGGACGCACCAGTAGTTTTTCTTCCAAAAAGTTTCGAATAATCATTTCTAATTCCAGTGGTTGTAGGTTTCCTTCATGCCCTGTTCGAGCAATATACACATATCCCGTAATCATAACCAAACCAAGTACGGCTACATAAATGATTTTTATATTTTCCATTAATAAGGTTCTGATTTCATAAAGCCTTATATGAGGACTATACACTTCTTCTTCTTTTCGCTTATATCCGAAAAAGTACATAAACTGCAAAGCAAAAACGCCAATAGGAATTAACTGTGCTATTTTCACCCCGCGAAAGATGTCCATTTCTAATAAATAGCGGACATCAGAAAGAATAGCTGCCACAATAATAGCACCAATGGCAGAAACAGCCGTTACTTTCAATAATATTAAAATACCAATTGAAAATGCCTGCAAAACTTTCTGCTGTTTTTCCTTTAAGGATATCTTCCATAACTCTTCACAGAAATAATGCATCCCTAAAGAAGTAAAAATTACCGCCGCTGCCAATGCAATCAGTTTTTCTCCCCAGGTTGGCTTCATCACCCACAGCCCAAATAGAACCAAGATTGCCATCAGCAGTAATGCACCCCACAGCATATTCGGTAACGGCAATAGTTTTTTCATCACTAAAACCATTCCTGCCGCTGCACCGACCACCATTAAAAGAATCCCTGTCATTCCTGCCTGATGCTCGCTAAAAGTCGATGCTTCTCCAAGACTCATTCCATGTCGTGAAATTCTTTCTTCAAACCGTGCAAAGGTTTTTTCATATTCCTCTGCGTCTGTAATATAAACATTTGGATTTTCCATAAATGGTTTGAAATAAATAACACGTATATTTCTCTCTGTTACAGCTCTGTAAAGGGTATTCTCAATTTCTTCGGCTCCTTCGTAATGATAGAACTGGTATCTCTGTTGAACAAAAGGCCATACATTAAAAACCCTAACGGAATGATATTTCATTCTGTCCGCTAAATCATCAAAACCGTCCAGCTCCAAATGTTCTCGCTGAAAGGATGTTTCAATCATTCCCAAACTTATTCCGTTTTCAATCAAGTAGTTTTCGAGTTTTGAAGATGATCCATCAGCATATCCCGGTATCTGTCTACCCGAAAAGAACATTGCCGAAGGTTCAATATCATAATAGGCCATGTCTTCTAATAATGCGTCTATATATTTTTCACCGGTCCAGTCTTTGTATCCGTGAGGTCTGGGCATTATTTCAAGCCCTGCATTTTTAATAGTTTCCACTTTTTCCGGATTAAAACCCAGGCTTAATCTGTTTAGTTGCGAGGAATGTACTCGTTGTTCCCACATATAACTTCTTCCATCGGTATCTTCTAATTGTTGTGGTTCCGTAAAAACAGCATCATTAATTGACCCATGAATAACAACTGCATAGGTTTCTCCTTCTTCAAGCAAAGTGAACTTCTCTTCCTTGTATCGACTGATCAGTCCATTGGAAATTTTATCGTACAAATCTTTTTCTTCTGTCATAACCACGACATCATAATCATCAATGCCTGTTTCGCTATGATAATGTACGAGAGATTCTGGTGCAAAGCGTTCCCAATTCCACTCTCTCAGAATATCTCTCCCTACTTCAACGCTTAAAGGTTTTAGTTCTTGACGTAAAAGCCCTAGACTATCCTCTTCCAAAACAACATGAGTGGCACCTAATTCCTTGAACTTGTTTAGCCACCATTCAAAGCTATGCTCAGATTGTTCCGCCAATTCTTTTGTTTCGTAATAATCGATATATATTTCTATCTGTTTATGTTCAGACTCTATGTTCATTCGTTGATTAATCACCATCATACCACTTACCATAGAAATGGCTATTAACAGGATTAATAATTTGTCAAAGGAAAAGTTTTTCATCTCATTAGTCCTTTCATATCAATAATAGGCTCAAAAGCAGGCAGGAAATGTATGAGTGTCTACACTCCTGCCTGCTTTTGATATCGTATTTCACTTAAGTAACTGTTTTTTTCTATGTATTGATCCTAAAAATCCATAAGCCCCAAACTAATCATTAATGCTTGATTTACCTCATCCATCGGTTCATCATCGATTCTTCCTAATCGTTGTTGAAGTCGCTTTTTATCTATGGTTCTTATTTGCTCCAACAGAATGACTGAATCTTTAACCAATCCATAGTCAGGAGCTTTTACTTCGATATGGGTTGGGAGTTTCGCTTTGTTGATCTGTGTTGTTATTGCCGCAACAATAACTGTCGGACTGTAGCGATTTCCTATATTGTTCTGTACAATCAAAACCGGTCGGATCCCTCCCTGCTCTGACCCGACCGCAGGACTTAAATCAGCATAGTATATTTCTCCTCGTTTTACCATGGCACCTCTTTCCATTCCGGCATTTCGTCTTCATAATTTTCTAACAACGCATACTCTATACAAAGACCGATCTCTGCCAAAGCCAAGTTGATAGTTCCCATTTCTTCGTATCCGTTTTTCATTTCTTCATGCATAAGTGTCTTGCTTTTTTCACACATAAAAAAATGAATTGCTTCCTTAACAACTTGATTTCTGCTCTTATGTTCGCGTTTCCTGAAGTGGTCCAGTTCACGTATTAAGTTTTCTGGTAAACTAATGGTTAGCAACTGTTCCGGCTTCTTCATATTGCACCTCCGGACCGAAAAGTAATTTGTTACCGCATATTATAACCGATTGGATTAGAATATGTCAACGCAGCTTTCAAGAAGATCATCATGAGATTCCATTATTTTGTCATTTAAGATATACACTTTCGGAACTCGTCTTCCAACCATGCATACAATTTCATAATTAATGGTCCCAAGACTACGGGCTACTTCATCAACGGTTTTCCCCTGATCTTCTTCTAGGGCATATAGCAATACTTCGTCGTCTTGTTTTACTTCAATCCCTGTCACATCAATCATGCATTGATCCATGCATATTCGTCCTACTACCGGGCATTCAGATCCCTTAATGGTTACGGTTGCTTTTTCACCAAGCATTCTGGTAAATCCGTCGGCGTAACCGATGGGCAATGTCGCAATGGTCATTTTTTGCGAAGCCCTAAAAGTCAGTCCATAGCTGACACCCGTCCCAGCTTCAATCTCCTTTACATGCGCCACTTTTGTTTTTAGCGCCATGACTCTTTTAAGTTGAATATTCTGATGGTCCACTTCCTCCGAAGGATAAAGGCCATACATCATGATTCCTACCCTTACCATGTCGAGATGAGTTTCCGGCATATCCATCGTTGCGGCACTATTAGCAATATGTTTTATAGGGATTTGAAGACCTTCGGTCTCTAATTGGTGGCAAAACTTATGATACCGATCCATTTGAATCCGTGCTTCTTTTTTGTCTGATTCGTCCGCAGCCGCAAAATGCGTGTATAGCCCTTCTATTTTTATGTTTTCAAGCTTCCCTATTTCTAAAATTGCTTTCATCGATTCTTCATTAGGCTGAAACCCTAACCTGGACATTCCCGTATCCAGTTTAATGTGTACCACAGCGCTTTTGTCCCTTGCTTGTGCCTGTTTAGATAAGGCCACTGCCTGATCCA
This window contains:
- a CDS encoding YitT family protein, whose amino-acid sequence is MKKSSALLEYSVITLGSAMMAFALHFFLEPNTIAPGGVTGLAVVIQKLMGIPMDITNLAINVPLFIAGIMILGKAFGAKTAYATIMLSLFLRLFIIFFGADYTITSDILLAAIYGGVTLGVGIGLVFKMGGTTGGTDLAGAMLNHYIPTLSIAKLMMILDLMIVAFAGMVEKKIETALYSVIALYIVVKLADFIVEDLSYSKAFYIISQKSDIIGKRIIDELDRGVTSINSKGMYTGEEKEMLLCVVSRAQVVKLKKLVYEEDPYAFMMVATIHEVLGEGFKEVDSL
- a CDS encoding WecB/TagA/CpsF family glycosyltransferase — encoded protein: MKSVIIMGVPVSAVDHSQIPLIIDDFMNECQCNLIMTPNPEMVMEAQRNEGLMKALNASDLVLADGIGLVIASKIKRKGIKERVTGIDTMDQILSYCHLHEKKIFLLGGKPGTCEQAALNINQKYANIKIVGTHHGYFENSETEEMIKMINLSGADALFAGLGFPKQEIWISENQHRLNCKLAMGVGGSLDVYAGNVKRAPLIFQKIGLEWFYRLIKEPWRVKRMAVLPQFLWEVLWR
- the csaB gene encoding polysaccharide pyruvyl transferase CsaB — translated: MKRIFMFGYYGFNNIGDEAILEAIVASFRAEMPGIQLAALSYNAIETEKRYKIEAVSRNRFWQVVKKIYQSDVVMSGGGSILQDITSSRSLLYYLGIILLAKMAGKKVVFYGNGFGPINRPFNKWLAKVIINKVDLITLRDNESKKVMESLGVSKPITVTADAAFNLESIESEENLSFKEPVVGISIRNWKGKENYCRIIALCADQLVKRGYRILFLPMHHPSDIRISEEVASMMESPSMILDHPMKPREMIAQMSKLNFLIGMRLHSLIFAAIAGVPMVGLSYESKVSSFLNQVGQPCAGDVESLTEQEIMESIALLIKEQESYVANLIETKKKLSIKALKNAKMLREFMDKGEKW
- a CDS encoding DUF5693 family protein; the protein is MKNFSFDKLLILLIAISMVSGMMVINQRMNIESEHKQIEIYIDYYETKELAEQSEHSFEWWLNKFKELGATHVVLEEDSLGLLRQELKPLSVEVGRDILREWNWERFAPESLVHYHSETGIDDYDVVVMTEEKDLYDKISNGLISRYKEEKFTLLEEGETYAVVIHGSINDAVFTEPQQLEDTDGRSYMWEQRVHSSQLNRLSLGFNPEKVETIKNAGLEIMPRPHGYKDWTGEKYIDALLEDMAYYDIEPSAMFFSGRQIPGYADGSSSKLENYLIENGISLGMIETSFQREHLELDGFDDLADRMKYHSVRVFNVWPFVQQRYQFYHYEGAEEIENTLYRAVTERNIRVIYFKPFMENPNVYITDAEEYEKTFARFEERISRHGMSLGEASTFSEHQAGMTGILLMVVGAAAGMVLVMKKLLPLPNMLWGALLLMAILVLFGLWVMKPTWGEKLIALAAAVIFTSLGMHYFCEELWKISLKEKQQKVLQAFSIGILILLKVTAVSAIGAIIVAAILSDVRYLLEMDIFRGVKIAQLIPIGVFALQFMYFFGYKRKEEEVYSPHIRLYEIRTLLMENIKIIYVAVLGLVMITGYVYIARTGHEGNLQPLELEMIIRNFLEEKLLVRPRTKEFTVAFPALMLGGYIASLRFKSLLFLTGMAAVIGQTSIVNTFSHLRTPVYVSVIRTIYSLIASVPFFIVYLLALMMLVAIFKRWIRPMWDTLDLDRNQS
- a CDS encoding type II toxin-antitoxin system PemK/MazF family toxin; its protein translation is MERGAMVKRGEIYYADLSPAVGSEQGGIRPVLIVQNNIGNRYSPTVIVAAITTQINKAKLPTHIEVKAPDYGLVKDSVILLEQIRTIDKKRLQQRLGRIDDEPMDEVNQALMISLGLMDF
- a CDS encoding ribbon-helix-helix domain-containing protein, coding for MKKPEQLLTISLPENLIRELDHFRKREHKSRNQVVKEAIHFFMCEKSKTLMHEEMKNGYEEMGTINLALAEIGLCIEYALLENYEDEMPEWKEVPW
- the alr gene encoding alanine racemase yields the protein MNNERLVRPVWAEIHLDRLTHNMNEIRKHIPKNTQICAVIKANGYGHGAVHISRHLETIGVERMAVATLTEAIELRNAGYKKNLMVLGYTPDDSVVYAVEKEITLTIYTLDQAVALSKQAQARDKSAVVHIKLDTGMSRLGFQPNEESMKAILEIGKLENIKIEGLYTHFAAADESDKKEARIQMDRYHKFCHQLETEGLQIPIKHIANSAATMDMPETHLDMVRVGIMMYGLYPSEEVDHQNIQLKRVMALKTKVAHVKEIEAGTGVSYGLTFRASQKMTIATLPIGYADGFTRMLGEKATVTIKGSECPVVGRICMDQCMIDVTGIEVKQDDEVLLYALEEDQGKTVDEVARSLGTINYEIVCMVGRRVPKVYILNDKIMESHDDLLESCVDIF